Genomic window (Spirosoma sp. KCTC 42546):
CCCCCTGGCTAGTTGTGTTTAAAAATTCAAGCAATATATCGCGAACAATAGCTTTAGGATCATTCCGCCTAATACGCATGCCATTCAGACCATCAGCAATATTAATTAAGTAGAATAGTGAACCATCTTCATAAATGCTCTGGCGATAGAAATACAGTGTATGCCTTACCAAATCAACCTCAACAGCCAAATCAACCGAGCCAAGGTGATTCCCGATTCGATTCGTCAGGTCAAAATAATTGTATTGGGAGGTATCTGTATTTCGAGGGCTAAGCGTTGATACAACATAAAAATAATTCAGTAAGCCCGATGGTAGTTTCCCATCTGTCTGAATAGAAGAAGGCACATTTGTAGGGTCAGCAATTTTGCCACCCCATACAACTTGATGATTTACCCCACTATACACGCGTACCACATCCTGTTGCCGTCCAAAACGGAGATACAATGATTTTTGGTGTAACATTGAGTTTCGAATGTATCCGTTTGCGTCCATATAACCATGCGCAAACGTACCCTGAACGGCTACCCAGCCCTTTGTAAAACCAATAGGTGTAAAAACCGGAATTGATACCTGAATTTTGGGAATTGGCATGGCGTTCCCTGACCACGCATACGAACCTGTCGACAGAGTAGAATCAGCTAATCCGAACTTCTCTCGCTGTCGACCTATGTAGGCTTCAAAAATACCCCGGCGTACTTTTACATACGCTTCAGGAAGTAGTACATTCCTTTCATAAGGTAGTTGGTTCTGAGTCTTATTCGCAACAATGTTCAGTCCATACCCAAAATCATATTTTGAGTCACGCCAACGGCCTGTACTATGTCGTCTCGTATCATAATCACTATATACACCGGCTCGAAATGTTGCTACAGGCGAGCGGTTTGCAACAATCCCATATTGATTTGCCCGTAGCCAAAAAGGTGTTTCAGTTGACGAAGCTATATATGTGCCTATTTCGGCAGAATACTGAGAAGGCTTACGAATAGGTTGAGCCAGTAAAGAAAGAGGAACAATTACAACTAAAAATAATGTGACTAATAGACCTGACTTTGAGCAAGTGTGCATTGAGTGTCGGGTAGAACGTTAATAATAAAGGCACAATAATAATGCCGCGCGTTCATCTTTATTGCAAATGTCTTCACTTTCTGAGATTATGGTAAATCATTCCCTGGTTTATTAATACAAAAAAGACCCGTGTCTTGGCTGCGGGTCTTTTTTGTATTAATAAAGCCTCACTGGTTACTTTTTAACAATACGTATAACTGCTCTCTGCTGGTTGGATTCAATAACTGGAATATATACACCATCATTTAACGAATCGGGTTTCCATTCTATACGGTGTTGTCCTGCAGGCTGGTTTTCATCTCTCACTAGTTGTCCTACAATTTTACCCTGCGAGTCTGTGATCCATAAGTTTACCTTTCCATCTGCAGGCAGGTAATAATCAATCATAGTTGATTGGGCAAAGGGGTTAGGAAACGCCTTCAATTGCAAAGCAAGTTCACCGCCTGTTGCAACTGGTTTAATATCCGCGGTGAATACACTACCCACTTGCGCCTGAAAGCCAGGCAGCAACTTTATGGATTGGCCAGCCTGAAAACTGACCGTGCTTCGGGCACTTACTAAGTTAACAGCCTCTATCATTTCAACGGCTTGCTCCAAGAATTGGCCTGACTTTTCATAGCTAATTTGAATACGTAATGATTTTGGTGGAGTCTGCGCTGACACAAATGCTGCCATACAGAACCCCATAAATGTTAGTAGTAGTCTCATATCATTTATGGGTTTTAGTTTGCTGCTTATTCATACGGCGCTCCAACTGGTCGCTTTTTTGTTTTAAAGCATCGTTCTGCTTTTTCAGCTCTATAACGTACAACGTTAGTTCCTCTACTTTTTCAAGAAGTTTAGCCTGCATTTGGCCTATGTCAACGCCTTCTTTAACAACTTCTGTAGCAGACGGTACTCCGGGGAGATGTTTCTCATGTTTTATATAATCCTCAACTTGACGAAGACTACGTAATTTATAGGTATGTTCAAATACTCGGTCCGACCAGTCATCCGTACTCTTAATGGCTACTTTTACCTTCTCTGTCAAAATCCCATCTGACACGTATAATTTATAGCCAACCGGAGTTTTACTTACACCTGAGCCAATAATCACTCCGCCATCATTCGTATTTTGGAGATTGAGGCCATCGGTTTGCCAAAGCGCATCTGTTTCATTAGCAGCTGTTCTCAAGTTAGGCGTCCCCGATTGTGCTAATACAACATCGCCAGAGGCATTAACCGTTAAAAACTTATTGGTTGTGAACGTAGTACTAACTGCACTGGTCAAATTAGTTAAGCGTAAACCCGACGTACCCGCTGTAGTTGACACGAGTTCTAATTTAGCAGCCGGGGCCGAGGTACCAATACCAACATTAGCGCCATTTCCGATGACAACACTATTATCTGCACTTACTTGCGTTGAGGCTCCAATTGCAGTAGCATTATTTAACAATTTAGCATTAGGCCCGGAGCCTTGTGCGTTAGAACCCAGAAATGTATTATTACCGCCAGTTTCATTAGTTAGGCCTGCGTTCACGCCAATAAATACATTTGAGTTACCTGTAGTACTATTATAACCAGCTTGGGACCCAAGAAATATGTTAAGACCTCCAGTGGTATTAGATAAGCCGGTTCCAACCCCAATAAAACTGTTCTGATTTCCACTTGTATTATTTTGACCAGCAGATAAACCTAAAAAAAAGTTTGAAGAACCTGAGGTATTTAAATAACCAGCAGAGTTACCAATGAATGCATTAAATGTACCCGTTGTGTTATTAATGCCAGCTTGATAACCTATCATTAAATTATTTGAAGCTTTATTATTATATCCAGCTTGTACACCAAGTATAGTATTTCTTGTTCCATCTATGTTACTATATCCTGCTTGGTAGCCAATAATAGTATTTGCTGTAGCGCTGATGCTACTTACTCCAGTCTGATACCCCATGAATGTGTTATAGTTCCCACTTTGGTTAGCAGCTCCGCTTAGAGAACCAATGAACACATTCTGTAAACCTGTACTATTTCCAGCACCCGCATCAGAGCCCACAAACACGTTATCTGCACCTGTTTGGTTAGCATAGCCGGCCCCAGTCCCCAAAAAGGCGTTATTCGATCCATTATTAAAAAATCCCGTTCGATAGCCCACAAAAAGGTTGTTAAATCCAGTTGTATTCGCATTACCGGATTCTGTTCCAACAAATGTATTTTGATTACCTGATGTATTTCCTGCACCACTTCCATAGCCCAAAAAAGCATTACTTTGGCCTGACGAATTATTTCTGCCAGATAAAGATCCAATAAAGGCATTCTTTGCTCCAGCCATATTACTCACTCCGGCTCCACTGCCAATGAGTGTGTTGCTAGCTCCCGTCATGTTTAATGAGCCTACTCCTACTCCAATTAACGTATTTTCGGAACCAGGTGTCGCAGATGCAGGGGCAGTTACAACAAAATTATTTTGCGCTTGAAGTGCTGGGGTTAGCAAAAAAGATGCCAATACAACCCAAAGAAGTCGGTAGCGAGTGTAAATCATATTGCTTGTTTTATTTGGTATGTGATAAGGATAGCTAAAAAAATGACAAAAACGTCCTAGCAACCCGAACTGTTTCATAAATTGACCATCTGGCTGTTGCTTTTAATTTTTGGTGTCTTAAAAACTTATATCAAAAATCTAATTGGTATAAATAGAGCAATTTCGATGCCTAAGATACAGAATTGTCGAGAATCAGGTCAAAAAGTAGTGTCTCAAATTTATCTAGTATCATATCTTGATTGAAATTATCTATCGCATAACGGCGAGCATTTGTCTGAAAGTCTTCCAGAGACGGCGAATCTATAAGTATTCGAATAGAATTTTCCAACGCTTGAGGATCTTCGGGGGGAACCACTATTGTTAACCTATTAGTTATTAGCTCATTAGCCAGTGTTGAGTTAGGCTCTGCTGTTACAATAGCCGCGCCACCTGCAGCCATAATCGATGTTAGTTTGGAGGGGAGTACCAAATTAGACATCCCTTTTTTTTGGATGACAAGATGTATAGTAGCCATTGCAAGTAGTTGAGGAAGTTGTTGATAAGAAACCCCACGACTAAAGTAGACATTAGATAAACCTCGCCGTTTAGCTTCGGTAACAAGTGCCTCTCTGAGAGCCCCATCACCATTGATAACAAACTTTACTCTGGAATCATGAGCCATGTTTTCTACTACAGTCAGCAACCCTTCAACGCCTTGTTTTTCACCCAGATTACCAGCGTATAGCACGACTATATCATCAAGTTTAAATCCAAACATTGAGCGCAGTGTATCCTTTTGGGGTAATGGCTGAATAAAATCGGTATCTACCCAGTTAGGCAACATAAAGTATCGTTCAGGCTTAACGTTTTTGCCTAAAATTACCTCTCTCATTCCTTCGCTAATACTTGAAACGACACTTGCATTCTGTAATAAAAAATTTTCAACCTTTGATAACAGAGAGAGTAACGTCTTATTTTTTATAAGGCCAAGCGTCCGGGCGGCATCGACCTGTAAATCCTGAATATGAAAAACAAAGGGAGTGCGTTTAAATGTGCTATACAAATAAGGTAATAATCCCACTTGCATAGGAGGGCACACGCTTATAAGTATATCATATTTCCTAAATAGCGCACCAATCCAATAGGGTAAAGAATTAAAAGCGAATGAGAGCTCATGAAGCATTCTAGTTGTCCCAGTTGGTTTTTTTGGCACATACAAAGGCGTACGACGTATAGTCAATAAACCTTTTCGCTCTATTAACCATAGTTTATTCCTATACTCCTTATGAACTTGCCATTGAGGATAATAAGGATGAGCTGTAATTACATCAACTTGATGACCTCGGCGAACCAACCATTCAGCCAATTCACCGTTGTATTTACCACTACCTGTTAGTTCAGGTAAAAAATTTGGCGTGTATAAAAGTATTCTCACTATCTAGCCCAATTCGGAAAATATATTTGCAGATTTTACACAGAATAGATTCGGTTCTGGCTCCTCAGTATTAGCTATTCCATGTAATACTGAAAGTTAGTTAACTTCATTTTCTTCTAGTTTGATTTTAATGCCTTTTATACTCTTGAACATGTTTAATAATTAGACATGTTGCAACGCTGATAATGAGCTAGTTAGATATGTAAAAGTTTCAAAGCCCGGCACATACTTCTACCACTTTATTGTACATTCCACAGTCATGAATGCGTAATCTATCTGACAAAATTCGATAACGTTTCATGCCACCGATTGCATGTTCCACATAAATCCGTTCAGACGACTTTTACCGATTGGCAGTTTTGTCTTCATCGGCTAAGTTTTGTTGGCGAGGCTTCTTTTTAGGTATGATAACCTCTTGACAATCATAATCTTTATCGAATCCTTAGTAACCTAGGTCTAAGCGAACTCGGTGATTTTGAAACCAATGCTGCTCGGGCGGAAACTCGTATTTAAGCAGACTATAATCGTGACTTTTACCCACCCAACACGGACTCACATAATGTACATATCGATCGGGTGTAGCAATGATCATGGCCTTGACTGTATGGGATTATTTTTGCCACTGTACATTAACTCTTGATAGGCAGATGCTTGGGGACGTTGAGTGCGTTGCTCGGTGGCATCAACGATCAATGGTTTATGCTTTTGGAAGTAACTTTGAAACTCTTCCGAGGAACGAAAATTGCGTTTAGGAGCATAGCCACTAACGGATAAAGTTTCTTGTAAAACAGCTAGCCCCAGGTCTTGATTGCGTTTGGCCGACGAGCCGTTCATACCGGTTACCAAATCTAATAAATCATATGTAAGGCCTGATTTTAAGGAAAATAAGGTAAAGAATAGAAGGGCGGTATAGGTGTTCAAACAAGGTTGCTCGGGACAGTCATCCTGTCGTTGCTCAATAGATTGACTAAATAAATCTAAATAGGCTCTTTCGAATAAGAGAAGGAGTTTGTCAAATCGTTTTTGATCCAACCCTGTTGCTGAGCGCCAGTGGCGCTCAGTCTTTAAATAGGTAATTAAAAGTTTCATATTCCAAATTTAACCCACTGCAACAAGTCTATTAGATAAAAGCCTTGGCAGTTACAAGTAAGCATATAAAGTATAAGTTGTTTCTATCAACCAATTGTATTGTTTAGTGCTTTATAGTTGACAGCTAAAAAAAAGCCATCCGTAAAGTAATGCCATTCTAATGCAATGAGTGAGATGGTAATGTTTACTGATATAGTACCATGCATAACTTTGCAACAACCGAATAATCTTCCAATTTAGTTTGACCAAGCACTAGTAATCCCAAAATTCGGCGAATATCCAGTGTCAATGTAAAAATAAGG
Coding sequences:
- a CDS encoding capsule assembly Wzi family protein: MHTCSKSGLLVTLFLVVIVPLSLLAQPIRKPSQYSAEIGTYIASSTETPFWLRANQYGIVANRSPVATFRAGVYSDYDTRRHSTGRWRDSKYDFGYGLNIVANKTQNQLPYERNVLLPEAYVKVRRGIFEAYIGRQREKFGLADSTLSTGSYAWSGNAMPIPKIQVSIPVFTPIGFTKGWVAVQGTFAHGYMDANGYIRNSMLHQKSLYLRFGRQQDVVRVYSGVNHQVVWGGKIADPTNVPSSIQTDGKLPSGLLNYFYVVSTLSPRNTDTSQYNYFDLTNRIGNHLGSVDLAVEVDLVRHTLYFYRQSIYEDGSLFYLINIADGLNGMRIRRNDPKAIVRDILLEFLNTTSQGGPEFVIDDPDRRGKDDYFNHQQYRDGWAYRQHTIGTPFIPPALGSQDQYPNGTFTGNNRVYVFHAGIAGSLPVRWRVLSSPLAYQAKLSFSRNLGTYNNPYTTIRNQFSAYASVMAPLDILGGLQFTASIATDAGNLYQNSVGTFISVRKLWLTNYSK
- a CDS encoding T9SS type A sorting domain-containing protein; the protein is MRLLLTFMGFCMAAFVSAQTPPKSLRIQISYEKSGQFLEQAVEMIEAVNLVSARSTVSFQAGQSIKLLPGFQAQVGSVFTADIKPVATGGELALQLKAFPNPFAQSTMIDYYLPADGKVNLWITDSQGKIVGQLVRDENQPAGQHRIEWKPDSLNDGVYIPVIESNQQRAVIRIVKK
- a CDS encoding TMF family protein; amino-acid sequence: MKQFGLLGRFCHFFSYPYHIPNKTSNMIYTRYRLLWVVLASFLLTPALQAQNNFVVTAPASATPGSENTLIGVGVGSLNMTGASNTLIGSGAGVSNMAGAKNAFIGSLSGRNNSSGQSNAFLGYGSGAGNTSGNQNTFVGTESGNANTTGFNNLFVGYRTGFFNNGSNNAFLGTGAGYANQTGADNVFVGSDAGAGNSTGLQNVFIGSLSGAANQSGNYNTFMGYQTGVSSISATANTIIGYQAGYSNIDGTRNTILGVQAGYNNKASNNLMIGYQAGINNTTGTFNAFIGNSAGYLNTSGSSNFFLGLSAGQNNTSGNQNSFIGVGTGLSNTTGGLNIFLGSQAGYNSTTGNSNVFIGVNAGLTNETGGNNTFLGSNAQGSGPNAKLLNNATAIGASTQVSADNSVVIGNGANVGIGTSAPAAKLELVSTTAGTSGLRLTNLTSAVSTTFTTNKFLTVNASGDVVLAQSGTPNLRTAANETDALWQTDGLNLQNTNDGGVIIGSGVSKTPVGYKLYVSDGILTEKVKVAIKSTDDWSDRVFEHTYKLRSLRQVEDYIKHEKHLPGVPSATEVVKEGVDIGQMQAKLLEKVEELTLYVIELKKQNDALKQKSDQLERRMNKQQTKTHK
- a CDS encoding WcaI family glycosyltransferase; amino-acid sequence: MRILLYTPNFLPELTGSGKYNGELAEWLVRRGHQVDVITAHPYYPQWQVHKEYRNKLWLIERKGLLTIRRTPLYVPKKPTGTTRMLHELSFAFNSLPYWIGALFRKYDILISVCPPMQVGLLPYLYSTFKRTPFVFHIQDLQVDAARTLGLIKNKTLLSLLSKVENFLLQNASVVSSISEGMREVILGKNVKPERYFMLPNWVDTDFIQPLPQKDTLRSMFGFKLDDIVVLYAGNLGEKQGVEGLLTVVENMAHDSRVKFVINGDGALREALVTEAKRRGLSNVYFSRGVSYQQLPQLLAMATIHLVIQKKGMSNLVLPSKLTSIMAAGGAAIVTAEPNSTLANELITNRLTIVVPPEDPQALENSIRILIDSPSLEDFQTNARRYAIDNFNQDMILDKFETLLFDLILDNSVS
- a CDS encoding transposase family protein, with the translated sequence MKRYRILSDRLRIHDCGMYNKVVEVCAGL